One part of the Lycium ferocissimum isolate CSIRO_LF1 chromosome 8, AGI_CSIRO_Lferr_CH_V1, whole genome shotgun sequence genome encodes these proteins:
- the LOC132067673 gene encoding pentatricopeptide repeat-containing protein At1g08070, chloroplastic has product MEFKKISYAHQVFDKIPDLDASPFNIIFKGYIQNDMYRDVVVLFRRMINEDVRPNCFTFPMVLKSCGKLMALLEGEQVHCVVIKFGFMYNTFVGSTLIDMYSNGARVKCAYRVFNEMVIRNVFTWTSMINGYIANGDLVSARMLFDLTPERDVVLWNRMITGYIDCRDMEEAQKLFNAMPNKDLMSWNTLLNGYANNGDVEGCEQIFEEMKERNNFSWNGLIGGYAHNGLFSKVIDAFKRMLNESDVKPNDATLVNVLSACTRLGALDLGKWVHVYAESNGYKHNVYVANGLIDMYAKCGVVGNAVDVFRSMDKRDLISWNTIINGLAVHGRGNDALSLFDEMKNFGVKPDGITFIGVLCACSHMGLVEVGFGYFNSMMNEYSIVSQIEHYGCMVDLLGRAGLLEQAVNFVEKMPIQADAVIWTALLAACRVYKNIDFARLALQKLIELDPKNPANYVVLANICGDARRWKDVAEMKVAMRDTGSRKVPGCSLIEVDDEVAEFYCFDERHSKSKEIYGALRSLMKALRSSGYVPDFMEVGQESPLFLVD; this is encoded by the coding sequence atggaattcaagaaaatttcatatgcccaccaagtgttcgATAAAATTCCCGACTTAGATGCTTCACCTTTCAACATAATATTCAAAGGGTATATTCAAAATGATATGTATAGAGATGTAGTAGTGTTGTTTCGTCGTATGATTAACGAAGATGTTAGACCAAATTGTTTTACATTTCCTATGGTTTTGAAGTCTTGTGGAAAGTTAATGGCTTTATTAGAAGGTGAACAAGTACATTGTGTTGTGATAAAATTTGGGTTTATGTACAATACTTTTGTGGGGTCTACTTTGATTGATATGTATTCGAATGGGGCTCGAGTGAAATGTGCTTATAGGGTGTTTAATGAGATGGTTATACGAAATGTTTTTACGTGGACTTCTATGATCAATGGATATATCGCGAATGGCGATTTAGTATCTGCAAGAATGCTTTTTGATTTGACGCCTGAACGAGACGTTGTATTGTGGAACAGGATGATTACAGGGTATATTGACTGTAGGGATATGGAAGAGGCTCAAAAGCTTTTTAATGCGATGCCAAATAAGGATTTAATGTCCTGGAATACTTTGTTGAATGGTTATGCTAATAATGGGGATGTCGAGGGGTGTGAGCAGATTTTCGAAGAGATGAAggagagaaataatttttcgtGGAATGGTCTTATCGGAGGATATGCTCACAATGGACTTTTTAGTAAGGTTATTGATGCCTTCAAGAGGATGTTAAATGAGTCTGATGTGAAGCCTAATGATGCCACACTTGTGAATGTTTTGTCTGCTTGTACGAGATTAGGTGCTCTTGATTTGGGTAAGTGGGTACACGTATATGCTGAGAGCAATGGGTATAAGCACAATGTGTATGTTGCCAATGGGTTGATCGATATGTATGCGAAATGTGGGGTGGTTGGTAATGCGGTTGATGTGTTTAGGAGCATGGATAAAAGAGATTTGATTTCTTGGAACACTATTATTAATGGCTTAGCAGTGCATGGTCGGGGTAATGATGCCTTGAGTTTGTTTGATGAGATGAAGAATTTTGGAGTAAAACCGGATGGAATTACTTTTATTGGAGTGTTATGTGCGTGTTCTCACATGGGTCTAGTTGAAGTCGGATTTGGCTATTTTAACTCAATGATGAATGAATATTCCATCGTGTCTCAAATTGAGCATTATGGTTGCATGGTTGATTTATTAGGTCGAGCTGGTCTTTTGGAGCAAGCTGtgaattttgtggaaaagaTGCCTATACAAGCCGATGCTGTCATTTGGACCGCGCTACTCGCGGCGTGTAGAGTATACAAGAACATTGACTTTGCAAGACTGGCTCTTCAGAAACTTATTGAGCTTGACCCGAAAAACCCTGCGAATTATGTTGTGCTTGCAAATATCTGTGGTGATGCTCGGAGGTGGAAAGATGTGGCAGAGATGAAAGTGGCGATGAGAGACACCGGGTCCCGGAAGGTTCCGGGATGCAGCTTGATTGAAGTTGATGATGAAGTGGCTGAGTTCTATTGTTTCGATGAGAGGCATTCCAAGTCAAAAGAGATATATGGAGCCTTGAGAAGCTTGATGAAGGCATTAAGATCATCTGGTTATGTTCCGGACTTCATGGAGGTTGGTCAAGAAAGTCCATTATTTTTAGTGGATTAA
- the LOC132067674 gene encoding caffeoylshikimate esterase-like isoform X1, translating to MDLTLTSTFLPSLQPENSLVHRKINQPIILKHKWNWKTQVSTSETKCRTITMVLKKPRIEGISEALNEIATQNLDHAPARRRVRSAFVTAQQQLDHILFKMAPADIRLEEWYETNSKGQQIFCKSWLPKPGIRIKGALCFCHGYGDTCTFFFEGIAKYIAAAGYAVYAIDHPGFGLSDGLHGYIPEFDGIVDNVNEQYAKIKGRPEVTGLPLFIFGQSMGGAIALKALLKEPLQWDGIVLVAPMCKIAEDMTPPVILQKVLIFMSNIMPQAKIVPTKDLAELAFREFKKRQMAPYNVISYSDKTRVKTAVELLNATKYIESQVEKVASPMLILHGAADKVTDPRVSQYLYDKSSSSDKTLKLYEGGYHCILEGEPDDRILTVLNDIISWLDSRC from the exons ATGGACCTTACACTAACTTCAACTTTCTTACCATCTTTACAACCGGAAAACTCACTTGTTCACCGGAAAATTAATCAACCCATTATTCTCAAACATAAATGGAATTGGAAAACACAAGTTTCAACTTCAGAGACTAAGTGTAGAACAATTACTATGGTCCTAAAGAAACCAAGAATTGAAGGGATTAGTGAAGCTTTAAATGAAATTGCTACACAAAATTTAGATCATGCTCCTGCTAGAAGAAGGGTTCGATCAGCTTTTGTTACTGCACAACAACAGCTTGATCATATCTTGTTTAAG ATGGCTCCAGCTGATATCAGATTAGAGGAG TGGTACGAAACAAATTCGAAAGGCCAACAGATTTTCTGTAAAAGTTGGTTACCAAAGCCTGGAATACGAATTAAAGGTGCTTTGTGCTTTTGTCATGGATATGGTGATACTTGCACTTTCTTCTTTGAAG GTATTGCAAAGTATATAGCGGCTGCTGGCTATGCTGTCTATGCTATTGACCATCCCGGTTTTGGTCTCTCTGATGGTTTGCATGGATATATTCCTGAATTTGATGGTATAGTTGACAATGTCAATGAACAATATGCGAAGATTAAAG GTAGGCCAGAAGTTACTGGGCTTCCCCTCTTTATATTTGGGCAGTCCATGGGAGGTGCAATTGCTCTGAAAGCTCTTCTTAAGGAACCACTTCAATGGGATGGAATCGTCCTTGTTGCGCCAATGTGCAAA ATTGCAGAAGACATGACACCACCAGTTATTCTGCAGAAAGTCTTGATTTTTATGTCTAACATTATGCCACAAGCAAAGATAGTCCCTACGAAAGATTTGGCGGAATTGGCATTCAGGGAGTTCAAGAAAAGGCAAATG gCTCCATACAACGTAATCTCTTACTCCGACAAAACACGCGTGAAAACTGCTGTGGAACTCTTAAATGCTACAAAATACATAGAATCACAAGTGGAAAAG GTGGCGTCCCCAATGCTCATCCTTCATGGAGCTGCAGATAAAGTGACGGATCCTCGAGTGAGTCAGTATCTGTATGACAAGTCTTCCAGCAGCGATAAAACTCTTAAGCTCTACGAAGGAGGCTATCACTGTATTCTTGAAGGTGAACCCGATGACCGGATTCTTACTGTGCTAAACGACATCATCTCGTGGCTTGATTCTCGGTGTTAA
- the LOC132067674 gene encoding caffeoylshikimate esterase-like isoform X2, producing the protein MDLTLTSTFLPSLQPENSLVHRKINQPIILKHKWNWKTQVSTSETKCRTITMVLKKPRIEGISEALNEIATQNLDHAPARRRVRSAFVTAQQQLDHILFKWYETNSKGQQIFCKSWLPKPGIRIKGALCFCHGYGDTCTFFFEGIAKYIAAAGYAVYAIDHPGFGLSDGLHGYIPEFDGIVDNVNEQYAKIKGRPEVTGLPLFIFGQSMGGAIALKALLKEPLQWDGIVLVAPMCKIAEDMTPPVILQKVLIFMSNIMPQAKIVPTKDLAELAFREFKKRQMAPYNVISYSDKTRVKTAVELLNATKYIESQVEKVASPMLILHGAADKVTDPRVSQYLYDKSSSSDKTLKLYEGGYHCILEGEPDDRILTVLNDIISWLDSRC; encoded by the exons ATGGACCTTACACTAACTTCAACTTTCTTACCATCTTTACAACCGGAAAACTCACTTGTTCACCGGAAAATTAATCAACCCATTATTCTCAAACATAAATGGAATTGGAAAACACAAGTTTCAACTTCAGAGACTAAGTGTAGAACAATTACTATGGTCCTAAAGAAACCAAGAATTGAAGGGATTAGTGAAGCTTTAAATGAAATTGCTACACAAAATTTAGATCATGCTCCTGCTAGAAGAAGGGTTCGATCAGCTTTTGTTACTGCACAACAACAGCTTGATCATATCTTGTTTAAG TGGTACGAAACAAATTCGAAAGGCCAACAGATTTTCTGTAAAAGTTGGTTACCAAAGCCTGGAATACGAATTAAAGGTGCTTTGTGCTTTTGTCATGGATATGGTGATACTTGCACTTTCTTCTTTGAAG GTATTGCAAAGTATATAGCGGCTGCTGGCTATGCTGTCTATGCTATTGACCATCCCGGTTTTGGTCTCTCTGATGGTTTGCATGGATATATTCCTGAATTTGATGGTATAGTTGACAATGTCAATGAACAATATGCGAAGATTAAAG GTAGGCCAGAAGTTACTGGGCTTCCCCTCTTTATATTTGGGCAGTCCATGGGAGGTGCAATTGCTCTGAAAGCTCTTCTTAAGGAACCACTTCAATGGGATGGAATCGTCCTTGTTGCGCCAATGTGCAAA ATTGCAGAAGACATGACACCACCAGTTATTCTGCAGAAAGTCTTGATTTTTATGTCTAACATTATGCCACAAGCAAAGATAGTCCCTACGAAAGATTTGGCGGAATTGGCATTCAGGGAGTTCAAGAAAAGGCAAATG gCTCCATACAACGTAATCTCTTACTCCGACAAAACACGCGTGAAAACTGCTGTGGAACTCTTAAATGCTACAAAATACATAGAATCACAAGTGGAAAAG GTGGCGTCCCCAATGCTCATCCTTCATGGAGCTGCAGATAAAGTGACGGATCCTCGAGTGAGTCAGTATCTGTATGACAAGTCTTCCAGCAGCGATAAAACTCTTAAGCTCTACGAAGGAGGCTATCACTGTATTCTTGAAGGTGAACCCGATGACCGGATTCTTACTGTGCTAAACGACATCATCTCGTGGCTTGATTCTCGGTGTTAA
- the LOC132067675 gene encoding zinc finger protein JAGGED-like isoform X3, translating to MSPERNPLDLNNLPEDFCRDGGYRKKKSGAKEGKEECGKVYECRFCSLKFCKSQALGGHMNRHRQERETETLNRARQLVFNNDNLIPPHHLGCQPIPHAGGGYHQGGNIGDPTLSYRPPPPPPLYPTTRLFSGNSTTTLLPPPPQPPYMYASPPRMVSLSSHQYPSQTNDYFLGHVLSGSNTHPSSTTPNNFMGSSALPPDHNNNNNNNNNYTCIGAPVGHGLGLGNNGSSSAGKQHLDRFQDGF from the exons AT GAGTCCAGAAAGAAACCCCCTTGACCTCAACAACTTACCTGAAGACTTTTGTAGAGATG GAGGgtataggaaaaagaaaagcgGCGctaaagaaggaaaggaagagtGTGGGAAGGTCTATGAGTGTAGGTTTTGTTCCCTCAAGTTCTGCAAATCTCAAGCTCTTGGGGGACATATGAACCGCCACAGACAAG AGAGAGAGACAGAAACACTGAACCGAGCTCGTCAGCTCGTCTTCAATAACGATAACCTAATTCCTCCTCATCACCTAGG TTGTCAGCCAATTCCTCATGCAGGAGGAGGTTATCATCAAGGAGGAAACATTGGTGATCCAACACTATCATATagaccaccaccaccaccaccactttATCCAACAACAAGGTTATTTTCAGGCAACTCCACCACCACCCTCTTGCCACCACCACCTCAACCGCCATACATGTACGCGTCTCCTCCGCGTATGGTTTCACTCTCTTCTCATCAATATCCCTCCCAAACAAACGACTACTTCCTCGGCCACGTCCTATCAGGATCCAACACACACCCGAGCAGTACTACTCCTAACAACTTCATGGGTTCATCAGCTCTACCGCCAGAtcataataataacaacaacaacaataacaattacACTTGCATTGGTGCACCGGTAGGCCATGGACTTGGACTTGGCAATAATGGAAGTAGCTCAGCTGGGAAGCAACATTTGGATCGGTTTCAAGATGGATTTTAG
- the LOC132067675 gene encoding zinc finger protein JAGGED-like isoform X1, translated as MSPERNPLDLNNLPEDFCRDGKQALEGSSSFSGGYRKKKSGAKEGKEECGKVYECRFCSLKFCKSQALGGHMNRHRQERETETLNRARQLVFNNDNLIPPHHLGCQPIPHAGGGYHQGGNIGDPTLSYRPPPPPPLYPTTRLFSGNSTTTLLPPPPQPPYMYASPPRMVSLSSHQYPSQTNDYFLGHVLSGSNTHPSSTTPNNFMGSSALPPDHNNNNNNNNNYTCIGAPVGHGLGLGNNGSSSAGKQHLDRFQDGF; from the exons AT GAGTCCAGAAAGAAACCCCCTTGACCTCAACAACTTACCTGAAGACTTTTGTAGAGATGGTAAACAAGCCCTTGAAGGTAGCTCTTCATTTTCTG GAGGgtataggaaaaagaaaagcgGCGctaaagaaggaaaggaagagtGTGGGAAGGTCTATGAGTGTAGGTTTTGTTCCCTCAAGTTCTGCAAATCTCAAGCTCTTGGGGGACATATGAACCGCCACAGACAAG AGAGAGAGACAGAAACACTGAACCGAGCTCGTCAGCTCGTCTTCAATAACGATAACCTAATTCCTCCTCATCACCTAGG TTGTCAGCCAATTCCTCATGCAGGAGGAGGTTATCATCAAGGAGGAAACATTGGTGATCCAACACTATCATATagaccaccaccaccaccaccactttATCCAACAACAAGGTTATTTTCAGGCAACTCCACCACCACCCTCTTGCCACCACCACCTCAACCGCCATACATGTACGCGTCTCCTCCGCGTATGGTTTCACTCTCTTCTCATCAATATCCCTCCCAAACAAACGACTACTTCCTCGGCCACGTCCTATCAGGATCCAACACACACCCGAGCAGTACTACTCCTAACAACTTCATGGGTTCATCAGCTCTACCGCCAGAtcataataataacaacaacaacaataacaattacACTTGCATTGGTGCACCGGTAGGCCATGGACTTGGACTTGGCAATAATGGAAGTAGCTCAGCTGGGAAGCAACATTTGGATCGGTTTCAAGATGGATTTTAG
- the LOC132067675 gene encoding zinc finger protein JAGGED-like isoform X2 yields the protein MSPERNPLDLNNLPEDFCRDGKQALEGGYRKKKSGAKEGKEECGKVYECRFCSLKFCKSQALGGHMNRHRQERETETLNRARQLVFNNDNLIPPHHLGCQPIPHAGGGYHQGGNIGDPTLSYRPPPPPPLYPTTRLFSGNSTTTLLPPPPQPPYMYASPPRMVSLSSHQYPSQTNDYFLGHVLSGSNTHPSSTTPNNFMGSSALPPDHNNNNNNNNNYTCIGAPVGHGLGLGNNGSSSAGKQHLDRFQDGF from the exons AT GAGTCCAGAAAGAAACCCCCTTGACCTCAACAACTTACCTGAAGACTTTTGTAGAGATGGTAAACAAGCCCTTGAAG GAGGgtataggaaaaagaaaagcgGCGctaaagaaggaaaggaagagtGTGGGAAGGTCTATGAGTGTAGGTTTTGTTCCCTCAAGTTCTGCAAATCTCAAGCTCTTGGGGGACATATGAACCGCCACAGACAAG AGAGAGAGACAGAAACACTGAACCGAGCTCGTCAGCTCGTCTTCAATAACGATAACCTAATTCCTCCTCATCACCTAGG TTGTCAGCCAATTCCTCATGCAGGAGGAGGTTATCATCAAGGAGGAAACATTGGTGATCCAACACTATCATATagaccaccaccaccaccaccactttATCCAACAACAAGGTTATTTTCAGGCAACTCCACCACCACCCTCTTGCCACCACCACCTCAACCGCCATACATGTACGCGTCTCCTCCGCGTATGGTTTCACTCTCTTCTCATCAATATCCCTCCCAAACAAACGACTACTTCCTCGGCCACGTCCTATCAGGATCCAACACACACCCGAGCAGTACTACTCCTAACAACTTCATGGGTTCATCAGCTCTACCGCCAGAtcataataataacaacaacaacaataacaattacACTTGCATTGGTGCACCGGTAGGCCATGGACTTGGACTTGGCAATAATGGAAGTAGCTCAGCTGGGAAGCAACATTTGGATCGGTTTCAAGATGGATTTTAG